The following are from one region of the Lytechinus variegatus isolate NC3 chromosome 4, Lvar_3.0, whole genome shotgun sequence genome:
- the LOC121413061 gene encoding beta-3 adrenergic receptor-like, which translates to MDSTNSTFERVDDKKLIYIFQCLVIFIFAILIISTNILNLIVIPRLPDINEASRVFYNYLSTADVLLGFILPPALPSAIVGYWPFGNLVCKIFGFGVMLVAFLSSGSLLLLNLDRFFSIAIMDRRRAIIIATSSDIAEATFLLAMLFANPLGPEIIQYSNLGGCIIVFSEPKFLGYSLAIFSVCIPTLVIVYARIICISKRHVRRIQVQELATRVSTVGRSDEPALIVEDRPFVVRKNVNHRAIRMTLLVTGTYVAAWAPFTIFQIYISLIGDVSVIVRALVCWPLLLNPLCNVIIYSVTKRSYRILARKLLKACLRCSLVDLQIANSHDILV; encoded by the coding sequence ATGGATTCAACGAACAGTACCTTCGAAAGGGTAGATGACAAGAAACTCATCTATATTTTTCAATGTCTGGTAATCTTCATCTTTGCCATCCTCATAATTTCCACCAATATCTTAAACCTGATTGTCATCCCTCGACTACCAGACATCAACGAGGCAAGTAGAGTCTTTTATAACTATCTGTCAACTGCAGACGTCCTTCTTGGATTCATTCTCCCTCCGGCGCTACCATCAGCCATCGTTGGTTATTGGCCTTTCGGAAATCTCGTATGCAAGATATTTGGATTTGGCGTGATGCTTGTGGCCTTTCTATCTTCTGGAAGTCTACTGCTTCTCAATTTGGATCGTTTCTTCAGCATAGCCATCATGGATCGGAGAAGAGCCATTATAATCGCCACAAGTTCGGACATCGCCGAAGCTACATTTCTCCTTGCCATGTTATTCGCAAATCCCTTAGGACCGGAAATCATACAATACTCAAATCTAGGAGGATGCATCATTGTTTTCTCTGAACCAAAGTTTCTCGGATATTCGCTAGCCATCTTCTCAGTTTGTATTCCCACCTTAGTGATCGTGTACGCCAGAATAATCTGTATAAGCAAGAGACACGTGAGACGCATTCAGGTCCAGGAACTTGCAACCCGAGTTAGCACCGTTGGTAGAAGTGATGAGCCCGCATTGATAGTGGAAGACAGGCCATTCGTGGTCAGGAAAAATGTCAACCATCGAGCAATCCGCATGACTCTCCTGGTGACGGGCACATACGTCGCAGCTTGGGCACCCTTCACAATTTTTCAGATATACATTTCCCTTATAGGAGATGTATCTGTCATCGTTAGGGCATTGGTTTGTTGGCCGTTGCTACTGAATCCTCTTTGTAATGTCATCATCTACTCGGTGACAAAACGTTCTTACAGAATTTTGGCACGAAAACTGTTGAAAGCTTGCCTGCGATGTTCTCTAGTAGATCTTCAAATCGCAAATTCTCATGACATTCTTGTATAG
- the LOC121412747 gene encoding beta-3 adrenergic receptor-like encodes MGPVNDTICSSGVQGEDNKRLIYIFQGLVIFIFASLIIGTNILNLIVIPRLPDINEASKVFYNCLSLADILLGVVLLPALPSAIVGDWPFGDVVCKIFGFGMTLVAGLSSGSLLLLNLDRFFSIAYPFRYVVIMDRRRAIIIATSSAIAEATFLLAMLFTNPLGPEIIQYSNLGGCIMTFYEPRFLGYSLAIFSVCIWSFIPILSVMYTRIICISRRHVRRIQVQELATRVSTVGRSDEPALIVEDRPFVVRKNVNHRAIRMTLLVTGTYVAAWAPFTICQIYISLIGDVSVIVRALVCWPLLLNPLCNVIIYSVTKRSYRILAQNLLKVCLRCSLKSFCDETSSDILV; translated from the coding sequence ATGGGCCCTGTAAATGACACTATTTGTTCGTCAGGAGTACAAGGTGAAGATAACAAGAGACTCATCTATATTTTTCAAGGTCTGGTAATCTTCATTTTTGCTAGCCTAATAATCGGTACTAACATCCTAAATCTCATAGTAATTCCTCGATTACCAGACATCAACGAGGCCAGTAAAGTATTCTACAACTGCTTGTCCTTAGCGGATATCCTTTTAGGAGTCGTTCTTCTTCCTGCACTACCATCAGCCATCGTAGGGGATTGGCCTTTTGGAGATGTCGTCTGCAAGATTTTTGGTTTCGGTATGACGCTTGTCGCCGGTCTATCTTCAGGAAGTCTGCTGCTTCTCAATTTGGATCGTTTCTTCAGCATAGCCTATCCTTTTCGCTATGTGGTCATCATGGATCGAAGAAGAGCCATTATAATCGCCACAAGTTCAGCCATCGCCGAAGCTACATTTCTCCTAGCCATGTTGTTCACAAATCCCTTAGGACCGGAAATCATACAATACTCAAATCTTGGAGGATGCATCATGACCTTCTACGAACCAAGATTCCTTGGATATTCGCTAGCAATTTTCTCAGTTTGTATTTGGTCCTTCATTCCCATCCTGTCCGTCATGTACACCAGGATCATCTGCATCAGCAGGAGACACGTGAGACGCATTCAGGTCCAGGAACTTGCAACCCGAGTTAGCACCGTTGGTAGAAGTGATGAGCCCGCCTTGATAGTGGAAGACAGGCCATTCGTGGTCAGGAAAAATGTCAACCATCGAGCAATCCGCATGACTCTCCTGGTGACGGGCACATACGTCGCAGCTTGGGCACCCTTCACAATTTGTCAGATATACATTTCCCTTATAGGAGATGTATCTGTCATCGTTAGGGCATTGGTTTGTTGGCCGTTGCTACTGAATCCTCTTTGTAATGTCATCATCTACTCGGTGACAAAACGTTCTTACAGAATTTTGGCACAGAACCTCCTGAAAGTATGTCTGCGATGTTCATTAAAAAGTTTCTGTGATGAAACTTCCAGTGACATTCTGGTATAG